A part of Paroedura picta isolate Pp20150507F chromosome 7, Ppicta_v3.0, whole genome shotgun sequence genomic DNA contains:
- the RIGI gene encoding antiviral innate immune response receptor RIG-I isoform X2 has protein sequence MGSHQSDTEDVEMANGDEDSCAIDINLQYTEEAQPDNYSENACSSLCSPAEPCQQSTYFPKKARSYQNELAQPALNGKNTIICAPTGSGKTFVSLMICDHHLNNRPAGAKGKVVFLATKVPVYEQQKKVFQEHFERTSYTIAGICGETSADTLVAEVIEKKDITVMTPQILLNCLNDGTLPSLSIFTLMIFDECHNTTGNHPYNVLMSKYLDLKFEQPETPLPQIVGLTASLGVGSSKSLEETIEHICTVCASLSAQVISTVKENIKDLEEVVFKPQKSIKLIEKRHQSCFVDIISHMMTETEDLARKIYPIDALSHIKCRSFGTQKYEQWIVDVQKKCSVLQLPDKEEESRICRALFIYTEHLRKYNETLMINEDARTQDALDYLKEFFENIKSGGFDEIEEKLAKNFEDKLPEMNASSQDEFNENPKLEEITFILEEEYRLKPQTRSILFVKTRALAAALKNWVEESPQLRHLKPDVLMGRGKRNQNTGMTLPNQKGILDSFKSNGDSKMLIATSVADEGIDIAQCNLVLLYEYTGNVIKMIQVRGRGRAKDSKCILVTSKSKQAETEEINMLKEEMMNRAIENLQKWDEDELAQKINDLQMKEKRKQDSKKNESSPKPKAGNRRLLCRKCKKFACESEDIRVIEGAHHTVIDTDFRQRYIKRPHERAKCYGNFEKRCKLFCGNEKCQHDWGITARYMNLDDLPIIKVESFIVEDVLTGEQRPFRKWKDVDFAIKAFAIEEMFG, from the exons ATGG GTTCCCATCAAAGCGATACAGAAGATGTTGAAATGGCAAACGGAGATGAGGACAGCTGTGCTATTGATATAAATCTTCAATATACCGAAGAGGCCCAGCCTGACAATTATAGTGAGAATGCCTGCTCCTCTTTGTGTTCTCCTGCAG AACCCTGCCAGCAGTCCACTTATTTTCCAAAAAAGGCGAGAAGCTATCAAAATGAACTTGCCCAGCCTGCGCTTAATGGCAAAAATACCATCATTTGTGCTCCAACTG GATCTGGGAAGACTTTTGTGTCTCTTATGATATGCGACCATCACCTCAACAACAGGCCTGCTGGGGCAAAAGGGAAGGTTGTCTTCCTTGCTACTAAAGTCCCCGTGTACGAACAACAGAAGAAAGTTTTCCAGGAGCATTTTGAACGAACCAG CTATACCATTGCAGGCATATGTGGAGAAACATCTGCAGATACCCTTGTAGCCGAGGTGATTGAGAAGAAAGACATCACCGTCATGACACCCCAGATTCTTCTCAATTGTCTCAATGATGGAACGCTGCCTTCCCTCTCGATATTCACACTGATGATTTTTGACGAGTGCCACAACACAACTGGGAACCATCCTTACAATGTACTCATGTCCAAATACCTGGATCTTAAATTTGAGCAGCCTGAAACCCCTCTTCCTCAG ATTGTAGGTTTGACAGCCTCCCTCGGAGTGGGAAGCTCCAAAAGCCTTGAGGAGACGATAGAGCACATCTGCACCGTTTGCGCCTCACTCAGCGCCCAGGTCATATCAACCGTGAAAGAGAACATAAAGGACTTGGAGGAAGTTGTCTTCAAGCCCCAAAAAT CAATTAAGCTTATTGAGAAACGTCATCAAAGTTGCTTTGTGGATATTATTTCGCACATGATGACTGAAACTGAAGACCTGGCAAGAAAAATTTACCCTATAG ATGCTTTGTCCCACATTAAGTGCAGAAGTTTTGGAACACAGAAATACGAACAATGGATTGTGGATGTACAGAAGAAATGCTCAGTGTTACAGCTGCCAGATAAGGAGGAAGAAAGTAGGAtttgcagggctctttttatCTACACAGAGCACCTCAGG AAATACAATGAAACCCTCATGATTAATGAAGATGCTCGTACTCAGGATGCACTGGATTACTTGAAGGAATTTTTTGAGAATATCAAGAGTGGAGGATTTGATGAAATAGAAGAGAAGCTGGCTAAAAATTTTGAAG ATAAATTGCCAGAGATGAATGCAAGTTCTCAAGACGAGTTCAACGAAAATCCCAAACTAGAAGAGATTACTTTCATCTTGGAGGAGGAATATCGCCTCAAACCCCAAACTCGTTCCATTCTCTTCGTTAAGACAAGAGCACTGGCAGCA GCCTTAAAGAACTGGGTAGAGGAAAGCCCTCAGCTCAGGCACCTAAAGCCAGATGTCCTGATGGGACGTGGGAAAAGAAATCAGAACACAG GTATGACCCTTCCCAATCAAAAAGGCATCTTGGATTCCTTCAAAAGTAATGGGGACAGCAAGATGCTCATAGCTACATCGGTGGCTGATGAAGGGATTGATATTGCCCAGTGCAACCTTGTCCTCTTGTATGAATACACAGGCAACGTCATCAAAATGATTCAAGTCAGAG GCCGTGGCAGGGCAAAAGACAGCAAGTGCATCCTCGTGACTAGCAAAAGCAAACAGGCTGAGACGGAGGAAATAAACATGCTGAAGGAAGAAATGATGAACAGAGCCATTGAGAACCTGCAAAAGTGGGATGAAGATGAACTAGCACAGAAG attaatgaCTTGCAAATGAAAGAAAAGCGGAAGCAAgattccaagaaaaatgaatcctCACCAAAGCCAAAGGCAGGTAACCGAAGGCTGCTATGCAGGAAATGCAAAAAGTTTGCCTGTGAGTCGGAAGACATCAGGGTCATTGAG GGAGCTCACCACACGGTCATAGATACAGACTTCAGGCAGCGCTATATAAAAAGACCTCACGAGAGGGCAAAATGCTACGGCAACTTTGAGAAACGATGCAAGCTATTCTGTGGTAATGAAAAATGCCAGCATGACTGGGGCATTACTGCAAGATACATGAACTTAGATGACCTGCCCATCATCAAAGTAGAGAGTTTCATAGTGGAAGACGTTCTCACGGGGGAGCAGCGTCCTTTCCGAAAGTGGAAAGACGTCGATTTTGCAATAAAAGCATTTGCCATTGAGGAAATGTTCGGTTAA
- the RIGI gene encoding antiviral innate immune response receptor RIG-I isoform X1: MTEEEKQNLLRCAAYIERTLNPNYILSYMKGWLADEDVEKIQMEGQKGPTAAAKLFLQVIVNLTEEGWFRGFQDALDEAGYRGLHEAICSWDFELIEKLEGHRQLLRRIEPSLREIEPAQLRPYLHDCILEQEWEEIIQIGQNKGKGASALKLADCLYRSDKVHWPKTFQLALDQAEYGFVSKLWNLTDGSHQSDTEDVEMANGDEDSCAIDINLQYTEEAQPDNYSENACSSLCSPAEPCQQSTYFPKKARSYQNELAQPALNGKNTIICAPTGSGKTFVSLMICDHHLNNRPAGAKGKVVFLATKVPVYEQQKKVFQEHFERTSYTIAGICGETSADTLVAEVIEKKDITVMTPQILLNCLNDGTLPSLSIFTLMIFDECHNTTGNHPYNVLMSKYLDLKFEQPETPLPQIVGLTASLGVGSSKSLEETIEHICTVCASLSAQVISTVKENIKDLEEVVFKPQKSIKLIEKRHQSCFVDIISHMMTETEDLARKIYPIDALSHIKCRSFGTQKYEQWIVDVQKKCSVLQLPDKEEESRICRALFIYTEHLRKYNETLMINEDARTQDALDYLKEFFENIKSGGFDEIEEKLAKNFEDKLPEMNASSQDEFNENPKLEEITFILEEEYRLKPQTRSILFVKTRALAAALKNWVEESPQLRHLKPDVLMGRGKRNQNTGMTLPNQKGILDSFKSNGDSKMLIATSVADEGIDIAQCNLVLLYEYTGNVIKMIQVRGRGRAKDSKCILVTSKSKQAETEEINMLKEEMMNRAIENLQKWDEDELAQKINDLQMKEKRKQDSKKNESSPKPKAGNRRLLCRKCKKFACESEDIRVIEGAHHTVIDTDFRQRYIKRPHERAKCYGNFEKRCKLFCGNEKCQHDWGITARYMNLDDLPIIKVESFIVEDVLTGEQRPFRKWKDVDFAIKAFAIEEMFG, from the exons AGGATGTGGAGAAAATTCAGATGGAGGGACAGAAAGGTCCAACTGCTGCTGCCAAGCTTTTTCTTCAAGTCATTGTGAACCTCACGGAGGAGGGATGGTTCCGTGGATTTCAGGATGCTTTGGACGAAGCAG GTTACCGTGGCCTTCATGAGGCAATTTGCTCTTGGGATTTTGAGTTGATTGAAAAACTGGAGGGGCATCGACAGCTGCTAAGAAGGATTGAGCCCTCTTTGCGAGAAATTGAGCCAGCACAACTGCGCCCTTACTTACATGACTGCATATTGGAACAGGAGTGGGAAGAGATTATACAG ATTGGACAAAACAAAGGCAAAGGAGCAAGTGCATTAAAATTAGCAGATTGCTTGTATCGGTCAGACAAGGTACACTGGCCAAAGACCTTCCAGCTAGCACTGGACCAAGCAGAATATGGGTTTGTCAGCAAACTTTGGAATTTGACAGATG GTTCCCATCAAAGCGATACAGAAGATGTTGAAATGGCAAACGGAGATGAGGACAGCTGTGCTATTGATATAAATCTTCAATATACCGAAGAGGCCCAGCCTGACAATTATAGTGAGAATGCCTGCTCCTCTTTGTGTTCTCCTGCAG AACCCTGCCAGCAGTCCACTTATTTTCCAAAAAAGGCGAGAAGCTATCAAAATGAACTTGCCCAGCCTGCGCTTAATGGCAAAAATACCATCATTTGTGCTCCAACTG GATCTGGGAAGACTTTTGTGTCTCTTATGATATGCGACCATCACCTCAACAACAGGCCTGCTGGGGCAAAAGGGAAGGTTGTCTTCCTTGCTACTAAAGTCCCCGTGTACGAACAACAGAAGAAAGTTTTCCAGGAGCATTTTGAACGAACCAG CTATACCATTGCAGGCATATGTGGAGAAACATCTGCAGATACCCTTGTAGCCGAGGTGATTGAGAAGAAAGACATCACCGTCATGACACCCCAGATTCTTCTCAATTGTCTCAATGATGGAACGCTGCCTTCCCTCTCGATATTCACACTGATGATTTTTGACGAGTGCCACAACACAACTGGGAACCATCCTTACAATGTACTCATGTCCAAATACCTGGATCTTAAATTTGAGCAGCCTGAAACCCCTCTTCCTCAG ATTGTAGGTTTGACAGCCTCCCTCGGAGTGGGAAGCTCCAAAAGCCTTGAGGAGACGATAGAGCACATCTGCACCGTTTGCGCCTCACTCAGCGCCCAGGTCATATCAACCGTGAAAGAGAACATAAAGGACTTGGAGGAAGTTGTCTTCAAGCCCCAAAAAT CAATTAAGCTTATTGAGAAACGTCATCAAAGTTGCTTTGTGGATATTATTTCGCACATGATGACTGAAACTGAAGACCTGGCAAGAAAAATTTACCCTATAG ATGCTTTGTCCCACATTAAGTGCAGAAGTTTTGGAACACAGAAATACGAACAATGGATTGTGGATGTACAGAAGAAATGCTCAGTGTTACAGCTGCCAGATAAGGAGGAAGAAAGTAGGAtttgcagggctctttttatCTACACAGAGCACCTCAGG AAATACAATGAAACCCTCATGATTAATGAAGATGCTCGTACTCAGGATGCACTGGATTACTTGAAGGAATTTTTTGAGAATATCAAGAGTGGAGGATTTGATGAAATAGAAGAGAAGCTGGCTAAAAATTTTGAAG ATAAATTGCCAGAGATGAATGCAAGTTCTCAAGACGAGTTCAACGAAAATCCCAAACTAGAAGAGATTACTTTCATCTTGGAGGAGGAATATCGCCTCAAACCCCAAACTCGTTCCATTCTCTTCGTTAAGACAAGAGCACTGGCAGCA GCCTTAAAGAACTGGGTAGAGGAAAGCCCTCAGCTCAGGCACCTAAAGCCAGATGTCCTGATGGGACGTGGGAAAAGAAATCAGAACACAG GTATGACCCTTCCCAATCAAAAAGGCATCTTGGATTCCTTCAAAAGTAATGGGGACAGCAAGATGCTCATAGCTACATCGGTGGCTGATGAAGGGATTGATATTGCCCAGTGCAACCTTGTCCTCTTGTATGAATACACAGGCAACGTCATCAAAATGATTCAAGTCAGAG GCCGTGGCAGGGCAAAAGACAGCAAGTGCATCCTCGTGACTAGCAAAAGCAAACAGGCTGAGACGGAGGAAATAAACATGCTGAAGGAAGAAATGATGAACAGAGCCATTGAGAACCTGCAAAAGTGGGATGAAGATGAACTAGCACAGAAG attaatgaCTTGCAAATGAAAGAAAAGCGGAAGCAAgattccaagaaaaatgaatcctCACCAAAGCCAAAGGCAGGTAACCGAAGGCTGCTATGCAGGAAATGCAAAAAGTTTGCCTGTGAGTCGGAAGACATCAGGGTCATTGAG GGAGCTCACCACACGGTCATAGATACAGACTTCAGGCAGCGCTATATAAAAAGACCTCACGAGAGGGCAAAATGCTACGGCAACTTTGAGAAACGATGCAAGCTATTCTGTGGTAATGAAAAATGCCAGCATGACTGGGGCATTACTGCAAGATACATGAACTTAGATGACCTGCCCATCATCAAAGTAGAGAGTTTCATAGTGGAAGACGTTCTCACGGGGGAGCAGCGTCCTTTCCGAAAGTGGAAAGACGTCGATTTTGCAATAAAAGCATTTGCCATTGAGGAAATGTTCGGTTAA